In one window of Thermodesulfobacteriota bacterium DNA:
- a CDS encoding diacylglycerol kinase family lipid kinase codes for MKVRFILNPSAGRSGRLKSLSGAVKKVLDADEGIFEIRSAADRSGMRDLAADAAAKGYEVVFACGGDGTINDIASELVGKDTALGILPTGSGNALARALRIPEDVEEAVRLLKTGRVNKMDVGVACGRYFFSTAGFAFEARLSRRYNEGRLSRRLRGLSPYFVLALFEFLRFRPGPVRLSIDGKDIDGRPLLLTAANTSHLGGGAVIAPGAENDDGLLDFCFVHRTGIFSALGLARRLLNGSIEKHGRYETARGRKAVVMGRDIKDAHVDGEPFQWKGEVEISVLYRKLNVLVPS; via the coding sequence TTGAAGGTCCGTTTCATCCTCAACCCCTCTGCAGGGCGCTCGGGAAGGCTTAAATCCCTCTCCGGGGCTGTTAAAAAGGTGCTTGATGCGGACGAGGGCATATTCGAGATACGGTCCGCAGCCGACAGGTCAGGCATGAGGGACCTCGCAGCCGATGCGGCCGCCAAGGGATATGAGGTGGTCTTCGCCTGCGGAGGTGATGGCACCATAAACGACATTGCGTCCGAGCTCGTGGGCAAGGATACCGCCCTGGGCATCCTGCCTACAGGCTCAGGCAATGCTCTCGCGCGTGCGCTCAGGATACCCGAGGACGTGGAGGAAGCCGTAAGGCTCCTTAAGACCGGCAGGGTAAACAAAATGGACGTCGGAGTCGCGTGCGGCCGGTATTTCTTCTCGACCGCCGGCTTCGCCTTCGAGGCCCGCCTGAGCAGGCGCTATAACGAGGGCCGGCTGAGCAGGAGGTTGAGGGGGCTTTCGCCGTATTTCGTACTGGCGCTGTTTGAGTTCCTCCGCTTCAGGCCCGGGCCGGTCCGCCTGAGCATCGACGGCAAGGACATCGACGGCAGGCCGCTGCTTTTGACCGCCGCTAACACGAGCCACCTGGGAGGGGGCGCCGTGATAGCCCCTGGCGCAGAGAACGACGACGGCCTCCTTGATTTCTGTTTCGTCCACAGGACCGGCATCTTTTCGGCCCTGGGCCTCGCCCGGAGACTCCTCAACGGCAGCATAGAGAAGCACGGCAGGTACGAGACCGCCCGCGGCAGGAAGGCGGTCGTCATGGGCCGGGACATCAAGGACGCGCACGTCGACGGTGAGCCCTTCCAATGGAAGGGGGAGGTTGAGATATCCGTCCTGTACCGCAAGCTCAACGTGCTCGTGCCCTCCTAG
- a CDS encoding glycoside hydrolase family 15 protein, producing the protein MIPMDRARANRHLSVNIKEALKGRSFTDLKDDEKLMLAYKHLEELRQLNGGYIASDYCGDKGGDRYNVFWLRDIMYATYANEYVGAYDKLIESYRLIIRIFQKYRQKITNGARKRTYLGSCADEVIHARVHPVTLEEITSEWGHHQLDIFGLFLYKTGDLIKKGHNVISTDQAETQILLRDIVLYLTTVRWHSDPDFGVWEEGPELHSSSIGAVLAGLTMWHDDGYYHYKYKARIPIHQYMPVPQEFIERGRSALERLLPSESASRPVDLAQLSLVWPYYIINDSQAVQIISNVEKRLVRRHGVIRYPGDLYYNADRTSPAGNEAEWPLGFAWLSIAYSQLAIKALRLGEIFSPPVEYIEKSEHYLRRLESVMTPEGQVPELYTAGRPNYNVPLAWAQSFYVVARQNLNRLHEKLNLR; encoded by the coding sequence ATGATACCCATGGACAGGGCCCGCGCCAATCGCCATCTCTCCGTAAACATCAAGGAAGCTCTCAAAGGCCGGAGCTTCACCGATCTCAAGGACGACGAGAAGCTCATGCTCGCCTACAAGCACCTTGAGGAACTCCGGCAGCTTAACGGCGGCTACATCGCATCGGATTACTGCGGGGACAAGGGCGGCGACAGGTATAACGTCTTCTGGCTCAGGGACATAATGTACGCGACGTACGCGAACGAATACGTGGGCGCGTACGACAAGCTCATCGAGAGCTACCGGCTCATAATCAGGATATTCCAGAAGTACAGGCAGAAGATAACGAACGGCGCGAGGAAGCGCACCTATCTCGGGAGCTGCGCGGACGAGGTCATCCACGCCAGGGTGCACCCGGTGACCCTCGAGGAGATAACGAGCGAGTGGGGACATCATCAGCTCGATATCTTCGGCCTCTTCCTTTACAAGACAGGCGACCTCATAAAAAAGGGGCACAACGTAATATCGACAGACCAGGCCGAGACGCAGATACTCCTCCGGGATATCGTCCTCTACCTTACCACCGTCAGGTGGCATTCGGACCCGGACTTCGGGGTCTGGGAAGAGGGGCCGGAGCTGCATTCATCGAGCATAGGCGCGGTCCTCGCCGGGCTTACCATGTGGCACGACGACGGCTACTACCATTACAAGTACAAGGCCCGCATCCCCATACACCAGTACATGCCGGTTCCCCAGGAGTTCATAGAGCGGGGGAGGAGCGCCCTTGAGAGGCTCCTTCCTTCGGAATCCGCGTCGAGGCCCGTGGACCTTGCCCAATTGAGCCTTGTGTGGCCTTATTATATAATTAACGACAGCCAGGCCGTTCAGATAATCTCCAACGTGGAAAAAAGGCTCGTGAGGAGGCACGGGGTGATAAGGTACCCGGGGGACCTTTATTACAATGCCGACAGGACCAGCCCCGCCGGGAACGAGGCCGAGTGGCCGCTCGGGTTCGCATGGCTTTCCATTGCCTACTCGCAGCTCGCGATAAAGGCGCTCCGGCTCGGCGAGATATTCTCGCCGCCCGTGGAGTATATCGAGAAGTCCGAGCATTACCTCCGCAGGCTCGAATCGGTAATGACCCCCGAGGGCCAGGTCCCGGAGCTTTATACAGCCGGCAGGCCCAATTACAACGTGCCGCTCGCCTGGGCGCAGAGCTTTTACGTGGTGGCGCGCCAGAACCTTAACCGGCTGCACGAGAAGCTTAACCTTCGCTAA
- a CDS encoding cation diffusion facilitator family transporter: protein MNPIAFRATMLNIIGNAGLLAMKLAAGILTGSIALISDAINSFNDVAASISTFICVYISDKQADEGHPFGHSRAEPIAGLIIAVLAGILGFEVIREAVSRIIEGTSPEVGPYVLLVPIATMAAKGGMFLYFRRVGRMFRSPAINATAFDSLMDVAVAFAALIGLAGTFFGHAWLDPAAGLLISVWIMYTGYRIGMDNIDYLMGRSPDPWLLKQIREAALDVPGVEGLGSVKAHYVGPFIHVEIQIRVDKGLPTEESHAIGEEVSNRVESISTIEKSFVHIDPV, encoded by the coding sequence ATGAACCCCATAGCCTTCAGGGCCACGATGCTGAACATCATCGGCAATGCGGGCCTACTGGCAATGAAGCTCGCTGCCGGCATATTGACCGGGAGCATCGCCCTCATCTCCGACGCCATAAACTCCTTTAACGACGTCGCCGCCTCCATCTCGACCTTCATATGCGTCTATATTTCCGACAAGCAGGCTGACGAAGGCCACCCGTTCGGACACAGCAGGGCCGAGCCCATTGCGGGCCTCATAATAGCGGTGCTGGCCGGGATACTGGGCTTCGAGGTCATAAGGGAGGCGGTCTCGCGCATAATCGAGGGGACGAGCCCGGAGGTCGGGCCCTATGTCCTCCTTGTCCCTATAGCGACGATGGCCGCGAAGGGCGGCATGTTCCTGTATTTCAGGAGGGTCGGGCGCATGTTCAGGAGCCCCGCCATAAACGCCACGGCATTCGATTCGCTCATGGACGTCGCGGTCGCGTTTGCCGCCCTCATCGGCCTTGCCGGGACGTTTTTCGGGCATGCCTGGCTCGACCCGGCGGCTGGCCTCCTCATAAGCGTATGGATAATGTACACGGGGTACAGGATAGGGATGGACAACATAGATTATCTCATGGGGCGATCTCCCGACCCCTGGCTCCTTAAGCAGATTAGAGAAGCGGCTCTCGACGTGCCGGGAGTGGAGGGGCTCGGGAGCGTAAAGGCCCACTATGTCGGCCCCTTTATCCATGTCGAGATACAGATACGGGTGGACAAGGGCCTGCCGACCGAGGAGTCCCACGCCATAGGCGAGGAGGTCTCGAACAGGGTCGAGAGCATAAGCACCATAGAGAAGTCCTTTGTCCACATAGACCCGGTCTGA
- a CDS encoding ATP-dependent helicase, whose protein sequence is MKLDSSQEKAARSTARRILVVAGPGSGKTRVLAARFSHLVQNGARPERVLAVTFTNRAAREMRARVLSTLPGARPENISTFHSLGLRLLREETPSLRLLARDESRALLKELGAHDPDKALEGISARKNGMAADGAGEGLASAYADRLASLNAIDFDDIMPASLRLVLSRAGRPFDHIMIDEYQDINPVQADLLKALAEGAESLFAIGDPDQAIYSFRGSSLRCFLDFERAGGAEIVRLGTNYRSGRAIAEASKALISKNTERLPNEAAPARGGGSVEEVECGDEREEARHIVGEIEKLMGGLTSLSVSDDIGLRFSDFGVLVRTNRQAELIAEEFARSPVPFHIVKPPGPGLAGFVKILRGLEAPGDMVLREFVMREAQKVCLDSDALGVVGAALNCVAIHEGKKGLARFLDELMLDTPSDNIDISADRVNIMTLHSAKGLEWRCVFLAGAEDGLIPMRIKGECDIEEERRLFYVGMTRAMDRLFLLRARKRRTWGESKECRRSPFLEELPASLVAVKRMASRSIKKKPVQKGLFE, encoded by the coding sequence ATGAAGCTCGACAGCTCGCAGGAGAAGGCGGCCAGGTCTACGGCGAGGCGGATACTCGTTGTCGCCGGGCCTGGGAGCGGAAAGACCCGAGTTCTGGCCGCAAGGTTTTCGCACCTCGTCCAAAACGGGGCAAGGCCCGAAAGGGTACTGGCCGTCACCTTCACGAACAGGGCCGCCCGCGAGATGAGGGCGCGGGTCTTATCCACGCTCCCGGGCGCGAGGCCTGAAAACATCTCCACCTTCCATTCGCTCGGCCTTAGGCTCCTCAGGGAAGAGACGCCGTCCTTGAGGCTCCTTGCAAGGGACGAGTCAAGGGCCCTCTTGAAGGAGCTTGGCGCTCATGACCCGGATAAGGCCCTTGAAGGCATTTCCGCCCGTAAAAACGGCATGGCGGCGGACGGCGCCGGTGAGGGGCTTGCCTCCGCGTATGCCGACAGGCTTGCCTCGCTCAACGCGATAGACTTCGACGATATAATGCCCGCCTCGCTCAGGCTCGTCCTCTCAAGGGCCGGAAGGCCCTTTGACCACATCATGATAGACGAGTACCAGGACATCAACCCCGTACAGGCCGATTTATTGAAGGCCCTCGCCGAAGGCGCGGAAAGCCTTTTTGCGATAGGGGACCCTGACCAGGCCATCTATTCATTCAGGGGCTCGAGCCTCAGGTGCTTTCTCGATTTCGAGCGGGCCGGAGGCGCTGAAATAGTGCGCCTCGGAACTAATTACCGTTCCGGAAGGGCCATAGCCGAGGCTTCGAAGGCGCTTATCTCGAAAAATACCGAAAGGCTTCCGAACGAGGCGGCGCCCGCAAGGGGAGGGGGAAGCGTCGAGGAGGTCGAGTGCGGCGACGAAAGGGAAGAGGCCAGGCATATAGTCGGGGAGATCGAAAAGCTCATGGGCGGGCTCACGAGCCTTTCCGTTTCAGATGATATTGGGCTCAGGTTCTCGGATTTCGGGGTATTGGTCCGGACGAACCGGCAGGCGGAGCTTATCGCCGAGGAGTTCGCACGCTCTCCGGTCCCCTTCCATATAGTAAAGCCGCCCGGGCCTGGCCTGGCGGGGTTTGTCAAAATCCTGCGCGGCCTCGAAGCCCCTGGAGACATGGTCCTACGGGAGTTCGTAATGAGGGAGGCCCAAAAGGTCTGCCTTGATAGCGACGCGCTCGGCGTCGTCGGGGCCGCCCTGAATTGCGTGGCAATCCATGAAGGCAAGAAGGGCCTTGCCCGTTTCCTTGACGAGCTCATGCTCGATACGCCTTCCGACAACATCGACATAAGCGCGGACAGGGTGAACATAATGACGCTTCATTCAGCCAAGGGGCTTGAATGGAGATGCGTTTTCCTGGCCGGCGCCGAGGACGGCCTCATACCCATGCGGATAAAAGGCGAGTGCGACATCGAAGAGGAGAGGAGGCTCTTTTACGTGGGGATGACAAGGGCGATGGACAGGCTCTTTCTCCTTCGCGCCCGGAAGAGAAGGACATGGGGCGAGTCGAAAGAATGCAGGAGGTCGCCCTTCCTTGAGGAGCTTCCTGCTTCCCTCGTAGCAGTGAAGCGGATGGCCTCCAGGAGCATAAAAAAGAAACCCGTGCAGAAGGGGCTTTTCGAATAG
- a CDS encoding DJ-1/PfpI family protein, protein MARVLVPIAPGFEEIEAVTIIDILRRAGAEVVAAGTVPGPIEGRSGIRILTDALMDDIGADFDMVVLPGGALGAENLKKDERVRRLISGLMDKGRKVAAICAAPAVLSAIGVTAGKRITSHPSVREELLSRNEAVSNERVVTDGNIMTSQGPGTAMEFAFRLVEALFGKEKGEEVNKGVLARL, encoded by the coding sequence ATGGCAAGGGTGCTCGTCCCCATAGCTCCAGGATTCGAGGAGATAGAGGCGGTGACCATCATCGACATACTCCGGAGGGCCGGGGCCGAAGTAGTTGCGGCGGGAACGGTCCCCGGCCCCATAGAGGGCAGGAGCGGAATACGCATCCTCACCGACGCCTTGATGGACGACATCGGAGCGGACTTCGACATGGTAGTCCTTCCGGGCGGCGCACTGGGAGCTGAAAACCTCAAAAAAGACGAGCGCGTAAGACGGTTAATCAGCGGACTCATGGACAAAGGCCGGAAAGTAGCGGCCATATGCGCCGCGCCTGCCGTGCTATCCGCAATCGGCGTAACCGCCGGTAAGAGAATAACGAGCCACCCTTCGGTGCGCGAAGAGCTCCTCTCAAGGAACGAGGCCGTTTCAAATGAGCGGGTCGTAACGGACGGAAACATCATGACCAGCCAGGGGCCGGGCACGGCGATGGAGTTCGCGTTCAGGCTTGTGGAGGCCCTTTTCGGAAAAGAGAAAGGCGAGGAAGTAAACAAGGGGGTGCTGGCAAGACTTTAG